The Fusarium keratoplasticum isolate Fu6.1 chromosome 4, whole genome shotgun sequence genome contains the following window.
ACGCCTTGGTTCCTCAAGGGCGAGAATCGACTGTGGAAAGGAGAGGAGCGGGGGGACCGGGGCGATCTGGACTCGGCCGGAGACACGCCTGGGGAAGTCGTTTCAGCAGCTGGCGGGTCGCCCTTGTTATTGCGTGAAGCAGCGGCGTCAGATTGAGACTGAGACGGAGACGACGACTGAGACGGAAGCGCCAGCGGCTGCGGTGCCGCCTTGCGACCCATTTTGGAGCCCTGCCTGTTGGCGGCGCAGCCTCCAGTCGCAGTCGCGGGCCTGCTTCGCGAGCGAGCTCTGGGCTGGGCCTCTGCCACACGAGGGGAGGCAGTGTGGGCAGAACGGAGCTGGAGGGTCAAGGGCGGGCCAGGGCGGCTACCGATTGGGGTTTGGGGGTCTGTTTCTGGTGGTCTCGATCTGCGGGTCGCGGGTCGGAGGGAGAGCTGTGGAAAACCGTATGGAGGCGACTAGAACGGCAGGCGGACAGGGCAGAGCGCAGCGGACGTGGAAGATTTGACGATTGGTGGCAGTGGTGAAGGTGGTGGCCGCGTCctcgtcttgtcttggtggtggtggtggttctggtggtggtgttggggtCCGTCAGGGGCAAGCGGAGAGCATGGGGCAGATTCGAATCGAGTGAGCGGGTGAGCAGTGCAAGACGAAGAGAAACGAAGCCGGGATAGTCTCTCGAAGGTTTGAAGGGTAATTAGAGGCCGTGTCCGTGTCGGAGCCCGAGCGAGTCccttccttggtcttggtcttggtcttggtcttggtcccTGTTGCGTTGCGCTGCGCCGGGTTGGGCGTTGCTGAGCTTTAGCTTTCGAATTACTCGATGAACTCTGCTGCTTTTGTGAGAGATTGGATCGTGGCAGGGTCTGtcagtgccagtgccagtgccagtgcccGCGCACCAATaccaatgccaatgccagtGTCAAAATGCCCGAGCCCCCAGCCTCAAGGCGAAGCGCACCTACGCACGCAGGCTGGCTTGCTCGCAAACTGTCGGTGGccccgagagcgagagcgtCCCAATCAGCTGGGTAACAGTCCGTGCTGCTGACCGCTCCCTGGTAGCAGAGGAGAAATAAAAAGAGGCAATACGGCACAGAGTACGAGCGTGTATCAAGCCAATGTCAGGTATCAACAGGGCATTGTCAGCATGGAAGCAGGCGTGACAAAGGCCAAGCAAGGAAGCAAGCAAGGGCTTGGAGGGGGGCCAAAAGAAGCAAGGGACTGGATGTGGGATGAATGGGTGTGGGACGTTGCACGGAAAAGAGACCAGGAACAAgggacaaggaggagaggatggatggagatggagaccTTGCCAAGGGGTTGATTCTGACTCTGCAGTAAGGCTAGAGGCAGGCCAGGCACTTGGGAAGGGGAGTCGGCTGGGGCATTAACGGGCACCGAGGACGGAGCAGCAATCCAGAGTCGTATCGTACGTATCACACCTCTATCAATACAGCACCTTCATCACTCGCAACAACGACGCCGTTATTAGCTCCCCCCATCCGGCTCGGGCTATTTGGACCGACTGAGCGTTGCGCGGCCTCTATTGCTTGGTTGCGGTGTGaatggtgctggtgctggtgctggtgggTGTGAGCTGGCAGCTTTTGAAACGGCCTGTCGCACACTAAAAAACCAGTGACCATCAGAAAAACACCCGACTCGACCAAGCACAACTCGGCAACCTGGAACAGCCCGCCCCCGGCAAAAAAAGACGATACATGCGCAGTAGCTTGAGAAACTAGCATCAATAACAAACAACacgagaagcagcagcagcaagctcTGAGGCCCTCCCTGCTGCACCCAAAATGTGGGAATTGGGCGTTGACCCAGGGGTTCAGATGGATCTCTGGATGGCACAGAAGCCACGAGCTGCCACTCATCGCAAGAGAGTCCTGTCAGTCAGTCAGAGAGCCGCCCGGTGTCTCGTGTGCCGCCTGCCTCATGGACCAGGTACCAGGCCCGTGAGTCTAGATCCTGGCTTTCCCGCCCAGGTGGGAGAAGGGTTCAGTCGACCTCTAGAGGTTGCATCCTCAAATAGGAGGCCAACTTTATATTGTATTACACGAGATTCCTGTGGTCTCTGATCACTGTTGAGATGCTGTGTAACATGCAGTCCTGTTTCTCACCGCGATCGCCATCTCATCGTATCGTACCGTTGTCTTCATGACCGGCATTGCATGTGTTGATTTCCCACACTCGCGTGTCTCAGAGGAACCTAACGATCTACTCACCCCCCTGCCAACAGCCTAGTGCTAAGCCTAATCAACTGCCTCTCCTGGCATTCCCCTGGCATCGTAGCCCAGCGACTGGTTCCCGCCAAGGGGTTGAAAGAATACCTGGGCAGCCACTAATTCACTTCACTCTCTGGATAACTAGCCCACGATGCTTATAGTATGTTCATAATGTCTATAAATCAAAGTGGTTCTAAACATTAGCATTCAGCCATATCACTTTCTCCCGtcttctcccttctctcGACGTAACCCCAGCCCCGTCGACGACTGCCCCTCTGCTTATTCTTACACCCACATACCAGCGTCCCGGGGTCACGGCCCAGTGCCTGAATGAGTGGCAGAAGTGGCGCTGCTAGTGGATTGCTGAACGGGCTTCTGAATGGACTCTTGGGAAATGGAACATGGTCAGAGCTCTCTTTGACTGCCGTGGTCCCTCCCGCTCAGTGCCTGAAAGGCAATTTGTGAGAACGGAGCCCCCTGCCTCTAGATGGAGTCTATTCTCGAGGGCGGCGCCTATTGTGCTTCCTTTCCTTGGAGGAGGCGCAACACCTCGGGCTTCCGGTGGCGGCGCTTGATCCTCTTTGACCTCCCGTCGCTCCCCGTCTTCGGTATGCCGTCTAGCCGCCCGCAGAAGTGCCACCCTGCGCCGCCTATGCTCAGCTACGTCAGTTTGTTTGTTTATACAGATGCAGCATGGTACATAGTACAGTTGATAGGTATCCGTAAAAGTCGGATGGCTTCAACGCCGCCGATAGGAGGAAGTTGGGGAGGATTCTGTATCAAGCAGACGTCCGCTGTGGGCCGCCGTGAGCTTGCaagccctcttcttcgtaCGATCATTTCCTGGTCCCAGACCGCGTACGTGTGTATAATCACGCCTAAGCAAGGAATCTCGTGCTGAGCCTCTTTCCTCATTGCGCGTCCTGGTTGCTGTCGCGTGTTTATCTCGCATAATTTAGGAAGCTCGATCGTCGTcgtagtcgtcgtcgttACTCTACTCGATGCACCCCGGATGGATCCGAATTTGGATCACACAGCCAAGCTTGACAGCCTGTCTGAGTAAGGGTTTCCCTGCCAATGGAGGAACCTACATGAAACGTGGTGCATTGGATTTCGTCTCGTCTATTGCTAGTCATCTCATCCCTTGACcaaccttggccatgtttcACTGCTGGTCTGTAAGTGGCGGACCGAAATAGATCTCATCTGCatgggatggagatgaggctgCCGGCCCACAAGTCGACTACCACGACTACCACTCGAGTAACTAGCGGTTACGGATACTGATAGAGAATGTTGTTTCGTTTGTTTGCTCTTTGCTCTGTCCTCACACACTGCTTTCGTGGTTGAGCAAACTCAAATGCTTACATCACCAAAGAGAAAACCTGAAGTTCCACCTTGATCAAGGTACGCAAAGCATTCCAGCTCCGTCACGTTTCACACTTTCGGCGAATACAATATACAGTGTCGCTGGCTGGGAGAGAGAAGGTTGTTTGAGGTATACTCCCGGTCAAGGGAGCACCCGTTGTAGTATCCGACGTTGACGATCCCCGAACACAACCCAGCCGGTGGCCTAGCACGATCTGACAAAGTCGTCAATCTCCTTGTTGAACCTATCAGGTTCCTCGTAAAAGAGCCAGTGGCCGGATTCAAACACGCTCGACTTGGCAAGTCCTGGCCTCGTCTTCTCTACCCGCTTGGCAGTCTCCAGCATCCCCTCGAGCGGGAAGCATCCGGATCGTCGcccagccatcaccaacgtTGGAACTGTGATCGTCTCTATAGCTTCGCGGTGATCATATCGGGTGTGATCTGCTAGTAGCCGCGCGAGCCACGTTTGATCGCACAGGGCACTAATCTCCGTGAAGAAGGCTTCATCGCTCGCTGCTTGCTCGGCCGAAACACCATCCTCCTGCTGCGGTGCATGCCGGTACCCCAAACATCCTTTCACGAGATCAATATGTGCTGACTTGGATTCCTGGATCCAGCTTTTCTGGGCCGCGAGCATTGTTGCTTCATCGTAGCATCCCGTATGTGCCTTGGACTTGTCCCAGTCGTCAAACGTCGACCGGTCTTGCAATGGTGCCTGGTCGACAAAGACAAAGCCAGCAAACTCGGTGCACCCAAATAGTTCAATGTACGTCCAGAGAACTGCAGCACCGATGGAGCAGCCAACTGGCACGATACGGGTATCCGGTACCGCCTTGCGCAAGTGAGCGACAAGGCCGGCGAGGTCGGCTGCCAGGCGGGCAACGTGGTAACCACCACGAGTTCGGTCTGATCTGCCGTGGCCGCGCATGTCAGGGGCAACGACCCAGAGAGACTCGCTTAGCGGACCAATGTTGCGGTTGAAGTAGTCGCTGGAGCCGCTGAAGCCATGCATCAGCACCACACAATGGCGAGATGAGGCATTCCCCGCAGCAGCACTCAACAGCAGGGAGGATTGGTAAGCTATCTTGCAGCCATCGTTGGTGGTGAATGTTTCCAGATGCATCTTCGCTTTGCAGGGGTTGTAGCTCTGCTTGGGTATCGTCGAGCCTCTAGGGTGGGTGTGGTTGAAGGTATGGAAAGGAAGAGCTGCCAATCCACCTCGAGGTCTAATATTGAGGAGAGCTTTATGTGGAGTTCACAACTGGAGCTTCAAGCTTCAGTGCATTGAGTTGACCACTTCGAGTCTATCAACTGAGTGAACTTGGTAAGATTAATTTGTTTCTTtgattttttttattttataaaaacaAAAAAACCACCACAAGTCTGGCAGCTTGCCTTATTTGTTCCGTGcctttttgctctcttcATATTAATTGAGAATCACCATAACAATCACCACAAACCTCATCATTTGCATCCAGCTCAACAGTCCAAGCTCACGAAATTGCAAATTCAACTCTACGGATGCAAGTTCATTTTAAACTATCCAATACGCGAAATAGCCCATCCGATCCATATATGAAACCGAATAAACTGAACTTGATGCCACATCAAATCAGTTACTGAACGAAGCTCGTGGTGAGTGTCAGCAGCTTGAAGTTAACTCAGTTTCTGGCCAGGCAACGCGATTACGTAATGACCCGCCATACAAAATTCTCTTCGACATCTCAACCCCGACCTCTCTCATCAAGCTCTCtcatccttcaacaacatGGCTCAGGTCGCACCGGAATACGACGGCCCCAAGCTCGCCGTTGACGCCCATGTGAAATACATCCAAAGCCTGGACACCAGgaaggatgagctggatTACTGGCTGACCGAGCACTTGCGACTCAATGGTCTCTATTGGGGGTTGAATGCTCTCTACTTGCTTGGCCGCCCCGACGCCCTTCCACGTCAAGAGGTCATTGACTTTGTTCTATCTTGTCAGCATGAAAACGGCGGATTCGGCGCTGCGCCCGGTCATGATGCCCACATGCTCTCCACAGTAAGTGCTGTGCAGATTCTCGCCATGACAGATGCCTTCGACCAGCTAGAAGCCAAAGGCAAAGGAAAGGGCCAAGTCGGCAAGTGTAGGTGCCACTAAAGGTCCGCAGTGCTTCCATGCACCCACTGACTAGGAACAGACATCGCAGGACTGCAGAACCGAGAGACTGGAACGTTTGCTGGCGACGAATGGGGCGAGGAAGACACGCGGTTCCTGTACGGTGCCTTTAACGCCCTATCTCTCCTCGGACTCATGTCCATGGTCGACGTCGAGAAGGCTGTCACTCACATCATCGCTTGTGCCAACTTCGATGGTGGTTATGGAACGGGACCCGGTGCGGAGTCGCATTCAGGCCAGATCTTCACTTGCGTAGCCGCACTTGCGATTGCGGGTCGCCTCGATCTTGTCGACAAGGAAAAGCTCGGTCGATGGTTGAGTGAGAGACAAGTCCCTTGTGGCGGTCTTAACGGCCGAccagagaagaaagaagacGTCTGCTACAGCTGGTGGGTGTTGAGCAGTCTCGCGATGATCGATCGAACTCATTGGATCGAccgtgatgccctcatcgccTTCATCCTGAAATGTCAAGATACCCAGATTGGCGGTATTTCCGACCGACCTGGCGACATGGTCGACGTGTGGCATACCCAGTTCGGCCTGTGCGGGTTGAGTCTTCTAGGCTATCCAGGCCTCGAGGCCGTGGACCCCGTGTACTGCATGCCGAAGACGACTACGCAAAGAATCTTTGGTTGATCGACTGTCACTCTTGAACCTGGTCAAATCTGAGCTGCGACACATCTTCCCGGCACAAACCCGACACTACCGGGTATCCTCTTGCCATTTAATTGCCTGCTAAAGACACTTCCCGTGATAGCATGGACGTATGGctgagagaagaagaaactgTTGGTTTTTCAGGGACATCGCCTTTACCCCGTGGTGTTCGTCCTGTAATCTCCTGCAGACATCCATGGACCCGTGGATTCTTGCCAAACTGGTATTTCTCGCGCAAGTCAAGGGTTGGTTGACCCTTTGGCCTCTCGAAAGAGCAAGTTGCATCATTGAACCAAGATAGTTCCTAATTACAGCAACCAAACCTATTGTGTCTCATAGTCACTCGTGAAGTCTCTCCCCCCTCTTCTCGCGAAGTCCTAGTCTCTCCCAAGTCTCGACATGCACGCTTTGCATTTCGTCTTCCACGCCAAGCTGTCGCCCGGTTGCCACATACTCGAGCTTGTTCTGTTTAATTTCTTCTGTATCCAACCGCCAAGGGGGCTAAAACAACTGTTCTTAAAGCCCCGACATTCATAGAGCACGGAAAGTGTTGAGGCTGGGTGTCAACGCCATCAGTATCTCTGGGTCGAACGAGCgatcaatctcatcatctcatcatctcatcttccCCAACAACGTCGAGGACATTCAACTATAAGACACGAGAAAGATTTCAAGTACATTGCACGCTTTCTTTTATCGCACCTCTATTTTCCCCAGAGCCAGCCCCTCGTCTCTTGCGTCGCCACAGGATGAGTGGCAGAGGCTTCCATCCTAAGGCTTAGGGTGTCGTCGGGCACTTGCCGGAGCACACTTGCTCATGGACACgctccttcctcctcgactcAAAATCTGGCGacccctccttcttctctctcacaTCCGCTCCATTTCTTCCAGACTTCTggtccttctccttccatCTTTTCCCATCGCGGACTGTTCACCTGCCATTGacagcatcgtcatcggcagGGCCGCACAGCCCTGTTCCCAAGTGCCTTCCTGGCTCTGTTCACCCCGTGGGGAATCTGTCGTCCTTCGATACAGCCTCAACTAGCCGATATCGCCGCTGTCGCTAGCACGCTTTCCGACAACGAGGAGTCTATGATCCCGGCCACCCATCGAGTCCATGTCCCCGGTAGCCGGTTCCCACCAAGAGTGAGTGATTCCTCGATGATGCCTTTCAGCAGCACACCTTGTCACGCCTGCACGGGATGCCGTCAAGGTTGCTCCCCTAACACCTTGTTCACACGGTGTAAGGGAGTTGGACTGGACACTTCATCCTAACACCCaaccgccatcatcgaaGCAAACTGATCAAGTTCACAGCGTGAATTCGTTCTCAGTCTAGGTTCACAATACGTATTTTCGATCGCCAGATTTCTCGGAACCCTGGTCTTGAAGACTTGCTGGCGTGGTGAGTGCCCAAACATTGACGGCTTCGAATGCTCGTGACAGTCAACGAGCCTAGTCAAAACAAGGTAcagacaagaccaacaagcAACTGGACGTTTAATCGAAGATTGCAACCGTTTTCGAGGCCGATTATTCCCTTGTATGATCACTCCTGGTCATGAGGACGGGGTCACTTTGTTTGCCCTGATCAAGCCTGGCTCTCGAGAATCTTGACAACACCGAAACTCCCGGGTTCTCGTGTAAGCCAACGCAACTGCCAAGCTTCGACTGTACTTGGACGCCCGCAGCAGCCGAAGATATTCGGAAAGAACAATAACCTTGCAGTAGCCTCGTGACTTCCTTCGTACCTGGCCTCCAAGGAGCTGCCTTCTTCCCTCGACAAATTCTCCCTGATACTTGCTCGGCATCTCTCCCCCTTTGTCTCCTCCCATgagcatcgccaagcagtTGGTCTTGCATCCTCAAACCAGCTACCAACATAGCGAGGTCTCACACAAACGGACGCAATCATGGCTCGAGGAAGGAAGCCCACGAAGAAGGCTACCGCGGTAAGTACATCCTCCAAAAGCTCCCATTGACCTCCCATATTTATCAACTCTGGTCCCTTCTCAAGTTTCATCCCAATTCTTTATCTCCACTTGCACAAGACTTGCTCTTTTTGCTATTCTACGTCTCGGCCTCTACCCAGCACACTCGTTTCCTCAGGTACCAGCCCTTTCCTGTTTTCACTCtgggcgaagaagaaggacgccTCGCAGCCGAATTTTGTATGATCTTGACACCTCACTTGGCCTCTGTCACATCCAGACAATCGTGCCTTCGATCGACGGGAAAGGCCATTACTGATCATGCGTTATTCCAGGACATGACTCCCGCGATGCCGACAGGCAATAGTGCAACCAACTCTGCCAATCGTCAAATCCCACTCCTCTGCAGCGTCTGCCCAGATGTTCCTCGATTCTCTGACGTGTCCCACTTGCTCACGCACATCGCGTCCAAAGGCCATCTCCACCATGAGACACAAACGAAGCTCAAAGCTCATCAAGACATTGCTGCTTCTGTTGCCCTTCGACGTTACGAGGAGTAGTACTCCCAGAATGGCATCGAAGCACTTCTGGTTCAGAGAATGAAGGCAAAGCAAGCGAAGGAGGACGCACGCAACAAACGGAACCGAGCAAATGTACCCGTACCTACACCTACGGCAAAGGTGGTTACCCGCTCTTCGCCGTGGCACTTGATACTGATACTAGCTAGCAAACTAAGCGAAAGCTGAAGCAAGAGACCACTATGGGCCCCGAGGTCAAAATCGAGCAAGAAGCCCTGACGGCCGATTTCCCGCTATTCCCCGGTTTCTTCGACCACGACCAGGACGctgaaggccaagaagagtTTACTACCGTGGCTGATTCCCTATCCTTGAAGGGTCAGGTGTGGCCAGGAATGGGCAAGATGGATCTTGCCAATGACGAGATGAGACGCACTCGCAATCAGCGTAAGCCCAAATCTGTCATCGACAAGATGAAAAGGGCTTCTGAGGGCATCGTGCCaaatcaagtcatcatgaCGCCTGACTTCAAGGTAGAGAGGGTGAAGGATGTTTACGACGACAGCTCATCCCCTATcccgggtcaagaggaatcGGTACGCCCGTGCCCTCCAGATTTTTGTATTCGTACTGACCTTCTCAGACTCCACCACGCAAAGTTCCAAAGCCAAGGCGCAAGAAGGCCACGCCTCTTACTGAGGTTTCGGCCAACGTCCCTAAACAGCGGCGAAACACTGCCCGTGGTCTGAAGTCTATCACGGGAAAGAGGGCTGAAGTCATGCCAACGATTGAAGGCCAGGACGATTCTGGCACAGCAACTTCGCCATTCCACTTTCGACATGGTCACGATGTTTTTCGTGATGACGATGGACACCTAGGTACGTCCTGAACACAGCAATTCTTGCGAGATTCTGACTGTCGAGACAGGGCCGTTTGGTGGCCAGCCCCTTTCCTCTACTCTCAATGATAGAAGGTAAGTCTGCATTTTTTTATCTTCCAAAAATGCATTTTAATATTTCAGTAGGTTTGATCTACGTGATCGACATGGAATGCGCTCAATGAGCACGACTCCCTCCAACCTTGTCTCTCCGACTCCTCTCGCGAGAGACCTCCCACGGCACTTTACCTCCAGGGATGGAACCAGTTCGCTTCGGCCAGAGTCGTTCCCACCGGGTATGCTTTTATTTGGCCAGCTTCCATTCTTGTTTTGGAAGTCGCCGTTCTTGAATCCAAACTAACCTTTCTCAGGCTCCTTCGGCCACATTGAAGCTACGTATGCGATGAAAGATGCAGCCATCTACAATGCCTCGCCAAGACTTCCTTTCACCGTTCCTGCTCACAACCAGTTCCACGGGATTAACCAGGAGCATTTTCGTTTCTCGTCAGACAACATGTTCCATATGAAACAAGAGGATTACGCTGGATCTATGGCTGGGGACTCAACTCAAGGAACTAACGACAGTCCCTTTACCAGCATTTCTGGCGCCAACCCCCTTTTTTCTCAAGATCGTTTGTTCTTGAACTCATACAATCAGGGATCTCCAAGTACATCGTTCTCCACGCTATCGTTCTCCCCAATCAACCGGCCTAGAGAGCGCTCACAGTCTGCTCGCGACGTCAAACCAGCCACACATCTTTGCGAAGTAATGGACGGAAATGACCTATGCGACGTGAAGACCCCAGGTATCGATGGAGGCTGGCATTTGCACCCTTCCAATCATGAGCTGGATTTTCCAGATGGTTTGGTTTCAGAGGAGCCGCAAATCTAGTCTTTCAGGCCTTGATCAGACCAAGTCGGACATGATCGACCAGGGAGAGCCATGAAAGCACTAGCATATAACCAACTAACCGGCAAGGCACGAAGCAGAGGTTTCTTCGAAGCATAGTCTCCCCGTGTGATGCAACTTGGCACCGGACAACTTGACTGCCTTACTTGCCATTGAGGAGGTGAGTTATCTGTTCATTTCCCAACGGCTTAGTGGCTAATCTTGGTACGCAACTAGAACTCTTACACTGCGATGTGCATGCATTTGACGGCCCCAATGCACCCAATTTTTACACAATTACGATCTTGACAGGCATACCTCTCGCTTTTGCCAGCCTGGAGGATACTATACGCGGACAAAGAACAATGGGACTTTCGTTTGACTTCGGGACGAGGCAAAAAGGCGTTACACTCACAAGGTTTTGGGGCGCCATGAGATATCTTAGCAGGACATGGGTTAAACAGCAGTATGATGGGCAAGGCAAACAACTATGGGTACTTTGGAGTTTGGGAGGACTGGAGGATTATTTTAATTGGAGTTATGGGGAGGAAACGAGGCGCAAGCATGTGGAATATCATGGGAGGGAGCAACTACCTAAGTTAGACATATTGGGGTGCATTTCAATACCGAATGAAGAATGATTCCAAGGCTCCAAGAGTAGTATTGATTGATTACTTTGATTACATTACAATTGTTCAATGCTCGATACAAGATGATCGAGCTGGTCTGGTCCATTATCCATCACATCGGACAGGGTGCGGCAGATACCCTTTAGGCGTCGCATTCTCATTTCTTGTTCCATTTGACTCGACTTGAGGGAGGCAACCTCAATAACCTTTTTCGGGATGCGAGCAAGTCTTGCGACGTTCAAGCCATAGGAGCGGTGGGCGACACCCTCACCCACCTCATATAAGAAGgtgacctcctcctcaccatcgGCTCCCTTCTCAGCTTTGAACTTCATGTGGACGTTTTTGACACCATCGAGGCCCTCTGCGACCCGTGCTAGATTCTGATAGTGGGTAATAAATAGTGTCAAGCAGCGCGTTTCTGTGACGACATGTTGGAGAACGGCTTGGGCGATGGCAGCACCGTCGTGTGTGCTAGTACCACGAcccagctcgtcgaggatgaccaGGCTCCGGGGACCGGCGGAGCGGAGAATGCGGGCCGTCTCGGAGACCTCGACCATGAAGGTGGACTCGCCGGCGAAGAGATTATCGCGGGCACCCGTACGGGTGTGGATGGCATCACAAAgggtgagggagagggcATCGGCAGGCACAAAGGAGCCAACCTgtgcgaggaggacgatgagagcAAGGGCTCGGACAAAGGAGGACTTGCCGCCCATGTTGGGTCCGGTGATGAGAT
Protein-coding sequences here:
- a CDS encoding Geranylgeranyl transferase type-2 subunit beta is translated as MAQVAPEYDGPKLAVDAHVKYIQSLDTRKDELDYWLTEHLRLNGLYWGLNALYLLGRPDALPRQEVIDFVLSCQHENGGFGAAPGHDAHMLSTVSAVQILAMTDAFDQLEAKGKGKGQVGKYIAGLQNRETGTFAGDEWGEEDTRFLYGAFNALSLLGLMSMVDVEKAVTHIIACANFDGGYGTGPGAESHSGQIFTCVAALAIAGRLDLVDKEKLGRWLSERQVPCGGLNGRPEKKEDVCYSWWVLSSLAMIDRTHWIDRDALIAFILKCQDTQIGGISDRPGDMVDVWHTQFGLCGLSLLGYPGLEAVDPVYCMPKTTTQRIFG
- a CDS encoding AB hydrolase-1 domain-containing protein encodes the protein MHLETFTTNDGCKIAYQSSLLLSAAAGNASSRHCVVLMHGFSGSSDYFNRNIGPLSESLWVVAPDMRGHGRSDRTRGGYHVARLAADLAGLVAHLRKAVPDTRIVPVGCSIGAAVLWTYIELFGCTEFAGFVFVDQAPLQDRSTFDDWDKSKAHTGCYDEATMLAAQKSWIQESKSAHIDLVKGCLGYRHAPQQEDGVSAEQAASDEAFFTEISALCDQTWLARLLADHTRYDHREAIETITVPTLVMAGRRSGCFPLEGMLETAKRVEKTRPGLAKSSVFESGHWLFYEEPDRFNKEIDDFVRSC